The Gemmatimonadota bacterium DH-78 region AGTGGTTCAAGGATGTGGCCCTTCTCGACCAGTCGTTCGTGAAGGATCCGGACCAGACGATCTCGGACCTCATCACCACGATCTCCGCCAAGACCGGCGAGAAGATCGAGGTGGCGCGTTTCGCCCGCTTCTCCATCGGCGGATGACTGGAGGGGGCGGCTCCGACGGGAGCCGCCCCCTTTCTTTCGCACTACACCCCCCACCGAGGCTCGGCCTCGTGAACCCCAGGGAGCCGCACCATGTCCGAGCAGGCACAGCCCGCCTTCGGTCGCGTACTCCTGAAGCTGTCGGGTGAGGCGCTGGCCGGCGACCGAGGCTTCGGGATCGAACCATCCGTCGTCGACCGCATCACCGACGAGATCCGCGCGATCCACCACATGGGAGTGGCGCTCGGGGTCGTGATCGGGGGAGGCAACATCGTGCGCGGGGCTCTGGCCTCGCAGAAGGGCATGGATCGGGTGCAGGCCGACTACATGGGCATGCTGGCCACGATCATCAATGCGCTGGCGGTGCAGGACCTGCTCGAGCGGAAGGGGGTGGAGGTGCGCGTGATGACGGCGATCCGGATGGAGGAGATCGCCGAGCCCTACATCCGCCGGCGGGCGATGCGCCACATGGAGAAGGGTCGGGTGGTGCTGTTCGCGGGGGGCACCGGCAATCCGTATTTCTCCACCGATACCGCCGCGGTGCTCCGGGCCATCGAGATGGAGTCGGACGTCGTGATCAAGGCGACGAAGGTGCGGGGCGTCTTCACCTCCGACCCCACCAAGAATCCCGACGCGGAGTTTCTGCCGACGGTGTCGTTCCACGAGGTGATGACCCGCGAACTGGCGGTGATGGACGCTGCCGCGGTTTCGCTCTGCAAGGAGAACGACCTGCCGATCATCGTGCTCAACCTCGAGGATCGGGGCACGGTATCGGCCGCGGTGCGCGGCGATCGGGTCGGAACCCTGGTTTCGTAGTCCGCGGGGCGGCGCCCTGTTAACTTGCATCCCACTGTTCGAATCGGCTCGGTCCGGAGGTCGTAGATGTCGTCGTTGAAGGAAGCTCGGTCGCGCATGACGGATGCCCTCGAGGCGCTTCGGCGCGAGTTCGCCACCGTTCGGACGGGCAAGGCGAGCCCCGCGCTGCTCGACACGGTGCGTGTGGAGGCGTACGGGTCGAAGATGCCGCTGAATCAGGTGGCGTCGATCCAGACCCCGGACGGATCGCTCCTGGTGGTCCAGCCCTTCGACAAGTCGCTGCTGGGCGAGATCGAGAAGGGCATTCAGATGGCCGACCTCGGGCTCAACCCGAGCAACGACGGCACCCTGATCCGGATTCCGATTCCGCCACTCACCGAGGAGAGGCGCAAGGAGTTCGTGAAGGTGCTGCACAAGATGGCCGAGGACGCCCGCGTTTCGGTGCGCCACGCCCGAAAGGGTGCGCGCGACGAAGTGCAGCAGGCGCTGAAGGATCACGAGATCGGCGAGGACGACGGACACCGTCAGCTCGACGAGATCGACAAGGTCACGCACGAATTCACGGACAAGATCGACGAGCTCCTGAAGCGGAAGGAGCACGAGGTCATGGCGATCTGATCCAGACGCCTCGCCCGATGTCGTCCGAGACTCTCGAGCGGATTCGCCTCGGCGGAGGGGTGCCGCGTCATGTGGCCGTCATCATGGACGGCAACGGTCGCTGGGCCGTGCAGCGCGGGATGCCCCGTCACGCGGGCCATCGGCACGGCATGAGTGCCGTGCGCGAGGCGGTGGAGGGCGCCCGCGAGGCGGGAGTGGAGATCCTCACCCTCTTCGCTTTCTCCACCGAGAACTGGCAGCGGCCGTCCACCGAGATCGGTGCCCTCATGGCGTTGCTTCGGCTCTATGCGGAGAAGGAGCGTCGGGAGCTGCGCAAGCAGGGGGTGGAGGTGCACGTTCTCGGGGCCCTCGATCGACTGGACGAGGGCACGCGCAAGGCGGTCGACGCGATCGTCGACGGCACCCGGGGCGGCGACGCGTTGCGGCTCAACCTGATGATCTCGTACAGCGGCCGGGAAGAACTCCTGCGCGCGATGCGCTCGATCGCCAGAGATGCGGTGGCGGGGGATGTCGATCCCGAGGCGATCGACGAGGATGCGGTGGAGCGGAAGCTCTTCACGGCGGGGCTCCCCGATCCGGACCTGCTCATTCGGACGTCGGGCGAGTTTCGCATCTCCAACTTCCTGCTGTGGCAGCTCGCCTACACCGAGATCCACGTGTCTCCGGTCCTCTGGCCGGAGTTCACCCGCGAGGACCTCTTCCAGGCCGTGCTCGACTACCAGGGGCGCGAACGCCGCTTCGGGCGTGTGACCGCGGGGGAGGGATGAAGCCCGGCGAGTTGTGGCGCCGGGTGGCGGTGGCGGTCCTCGGGATCCCGGCGATCCTGGCCGCGCTCTACTTCGGGGGCTGGGTGCTGGGCGGGATGTTCGCTCTCTTCGCGGCGGTGGGCGCCTGGGAGTTCTATCGGATGGTCGAGGCCCGCGGGGGCCGTCCGTACACGGCCATCGGCGTGCCTCTGGCCGCCGCGGTCGTCCTGCTCGCTACGGCCACGCCGCGCTTCGACGAGGTGGCCGGGCCCATTCTCGCGCTGCTGCTCTTCGGCGGGCTCATTCTGCTGGGCCAGTCCGTCTGGAGGCGCTGGCCCGAGGGGCATCCGCTCGACGACACCGCCTCGACGTTGCTGGGCGTGCTCTACACCGGCGGGGCGCTCGCCTTCGTCCCCCTGCTGCGTGCACTCCCCGACACCCTCGGGGTGGCCACCGACCCCTGGCGGGCCTCCGCCTTCGTTCTGCTGCCCCTGCTGACCACCTGGGCGGGCGATTCGGCCGCCTACTTCGTCGGCAACGCGATCGGTCGCACCCGGCTCGCCCCGCACGCCAGTCCGGGCAAGACGGTGGAAGGCGCTCTGGCCGGTCTGGTGGGGTCGGTGGCGGCCGCGGCGCTCGTGGCCGCCTGGGGACCGGCGCAGTTCGGCGCCGCCGCGCTCACCATTCCGATGGCGCTGGCGGTGGGGGCGGTGCTCGGTGCCGGCGCTCAGATCGGCGATCTCGCCGAGTCGGTGCTCAAGCGTGACGCCGGGGTGAAGGACTCCGGATCGCTCCTGCCCGGCCACGGGGGCGCGCTCGATCGACTCGACTCGCTCCTCTTCGCCTTTCCTCTGGCCTGGCTTCTGCTCGGTGTGCCCGGGGTGCTCGGATGATCCGGATCGCCCTTCTGGGTGCGACGGGCTCCATCGGTCGCTCCACCCTGGAAGTCGTGCGCCGCCACCCCGAGCGCTTTCGAGTGGTGGCGGTGACCGCGCGCCGGTCCCTGCCGGCGCTGCGCGAGATCGTCGAGGAGTTTCGTCCCGAGCGCGCCGTGGTGGCCGACCGCGAGGTGCTCGCCGCGGCCGGCGGGCCCGGGGTGCGCGGGGGCACGGAGTGGCTCGGAGGGCCCGAGGCGCTGGTCGAGGTGGCCGGTCGCGACGATGTGGACGTGGTCGTGAACGCGCTCGTGGGCGCTGCGGGGCTCGAGGCCACGCTGGCCGCGCTGCGGGCGGGCCGGCGGCTCGCGCTGGCGAACAAGGAGTCGCTGGTGGCGGGCGGAGCGCTGGTGCGCCGGTGTCTCGAAGAGGGAGGGGGAGAGCTGGTGCCCGTCGACTCCGAGCACTCGGCGATTCTGCAGTGCATCGAAGGAGCGGCCCCGGAGGCCGTCGCGCGGGTCGTGCTCACCGCCTCGGGTGGGCCGTTCCGCGGACGCACCCGCGACGAGCTGGCGCACGTCGGGCCCGAGGCCGCCCTGCGGCACCCCACCTGGAACATGGGCGCCAAGATCACCATCGACTCGGCCACCCTCGCCAACAAGGCGTTGGAGGTGATCGAGGCCGAGATGCTCTATCGTCTCGGCTACGATCGGATCGGCGCGGTCGTGCATCCCCAGTCCATCGTGCACTCGTTCGTGGAGTTCGTCGACGGCTCGGTCCTCGCTCAGGTGGGCGAGCCCACGATGGAGATTCCCATCCTCTACGCCCTCACCTATCCCGAGCGGGTGCCCGACGCCGCCCTGCGCGGCTTCGATCCAGTGGCCTGCTCTCCGCTCACCTTCGAAGAGATCGACCACGAGGCCTTTCCCCTTTTCTCGCTCGGGGTGACCGCGGGCCGGCGGGGGGGGCTGGCCCCGGCCGCGTTCAACGCGGGGAACGAAATCGCCGTGGCGGCGTTTCTTGAGGGGCGGGTTTCGTTCATCGGGATGGCCCCGGTGGTGGAGGCCGCGCTCGCCGCGGTGGGCGGGTCTTCGCCCACCTCCACCGACGAGGTGTGGGAGGCGGATCGGGAGGCTCGACGCGCTGCGCGGGCCGCGGTGGAACGCATCAAGGAACGCACGGCATGACCATCATTGCGACGATCGTCGTACTCGGAGTCCTCATCTTCGTCCACGAACTCGGACACTTCGCCGCGGCGAAGTCGGTCGGGATCGAGGTCCAGCGCTTCTCCATCGGACTGGGACCCCGGGTCTGGGGCTTCACCCGGGGGGAGACCGAGTACGTGCTCTCCGCGATCCCCCTCGGGGGCTACGTGAAGATGGGCGGGATGGACGACGAGGTGATGGAGCGCGTGGAGGGCGGAGCGGTGTCGGACGAGCCGCGGGTGCCGGGCCCGCGCGACTTCGACGGCAAGCCCATCTGGGCGCGCGCCTGGGTGATCTCGGCCGGCGTGATCATGAACATGCTGTTCGCTTTCGCCGCCTACACCTTCGTGGTGGGGTGGTGGGGAATTCCCCACGCGGAGACGACGCAGCTCGGCCTCGTCCAGGAATCGATCCTGCCCGAGGGCACCGAGGCGCTGACCGACCTCACCATCGGCAGCTGGGTAACCGAGGTGGGCGGGGAACCGGTGGAGCACTGGGGCGAGGTGCAGCAGGCGCTGCTGACCGCGCCCACCGGGCCGACCACCGTGGTCACCCGCGACCCGGCGGCCTCCGTCACGATCCAGGTGCCCGCGGATGCCGAGGCTCGGAGACTTCTGGCCTCGGCGCTTCAGTCCTGGACCGATCCGGTGATCGGCGTGGTCGCTCCCTCGTCGCCCGCCGAGCGCGGCGGGCTCGAGAGCGGAGACCGCATTCTCGCCGTCGACGGCGTCGCCATCACCAACTGGTGGGATTTTCAGGCGCTGGTTCGCGACCGGCTCGAACTGGGTACCACGCTCACGATCGAGCGGGACGGGCGCCGCCTGGAGAGGATCGTCACGCCCGCGGAATCCGTGGCCGACGACCCGGCCACGGGTGAAGAGATCCGGGTGGGCGCGATCGGCGTCAGTCCGTTCGCCGACCAGGTGTTCGAACGGGTGGGGTGGGGCCAGGCGGTGGTGTACGGATGGGATCAGACGGTGTACATCACGGGTGTGATCGTGGGCTTCCTGCGCGATCTCGTGACCGGGGGCATCTCCCCGCGATCGATGGGGAGCATCGTGACGATCGGCGAGGCGTCGGGTCAGGCCGCCTCGCTGGGCATGGACTCGTTCCTCAGCTTCATGGCGCTCTTCAGCATCAACCTCGCGGTGCTCAACCTGCTGCCGATCCCGATCCTCGACGGTGGCCACCTGCTCTTTCTGGCCATCGAGGCGGTGCGCGGGCGCGCCCTGTCGGTGGAGCAGCGGCTGCGGTGGTCGAACGTGGGCTTCCTGATCATCATGGGCATCATGGTCTGGGCCCTCGGCAACGACATGCTGAGGCTGTTCGGACTCTGATCCCCCGGGGAAGGGTGTTGAAGAAGGGCGCGCTCAGAGAAAGGTGAGCTGACGCGGGCCGCTGCCGCGCCGCAGCTCCACCAGATCGAGCACGGCGGTCGGCTCGTCCTGCAGCGCCACCTCGAGGTGGCCCCCATACCCCGCCTTCCGCAGCGTGCGTCCCACCACGTCGGCCGCGAGTCGCGGATCGTTCGATTCGCGCGAGAGGTGCGCGAGCACCACCGCGACGAGTTCGTCGTGGAGCAGTTCGACGGCGAAGCGGGCCGCCGCCTCGTTACTGAGATGCCCGTGGCTCGAGGCGATCCGCGCCTTCACCGACCAGGGGTAGGGAGCGGCGTGCAGCAACGCCTCGTCGTGGTTGGCCTCCAGCACCAGAAGATGGCAGCCCGAAAGCGCGTGACGGATGCCCGCCGTGGGCCGCCCCAGGTCGGTGGCCACCCCCAGTCGGCACCCGGTCGCCACGTCGACCAGTGCCACCCCCACCGGGTCGGCGGCGTCGTGCACCGTCACGAAGGGCTCCACGCGAAGGTCGCCGATCAGGAAGGGGTGGCCGGCCCGATACTCCTTCACCGGCTCCCCGCCGCGCAGCAGCCTCGCGCAGGCGCGCCGCGTGCCGGCCGTGAGATAGAGCGGCGTGCCGTGGCGGCGGGCGTACACGCCCATGCCCCGGGTGTGATCCCCGTGGTCGTGCGTGATGAGGATGCCGTCGAGACCGTCCGGGTCTTCGCCCTGCGCCTCGAGCCGCCGCGCCAGGTCGCGGGCCGAGAAGCCGGCATCCACCAGGATCCGGGTGGCTCCAGCCACCACGAGGATCGCGTTGCCTCCGCTGCCCGACCCCAACACCGACACCTTCACGGTCGGACGATCAGGCTCCGTGAACGGAGGCCCGCAGCCGGCGCAGCACCGACTCCACCCCGGGGGTGAGCGTCTTGTCGCGACGGGCCATGGCGGCCTGGGCGATCTCGACGAACTTGTCGAACCGGAACGGCTCCACGCCGGCCGCGCTCGACCAGGAGAAGGCCGGCAGGTAGGCGGGCGCCGCCGGACCGCCTCCGAAGACGTTCGAGCCGGCGCCGACCATGCCCCCCGTGGTGAGCAGGGTGCCGATCCCGGTCTTCACGTGGTCCCCGAGAAAGGCGCCCACCTTCATCAGGTTCGTGTCGACCCGCCCGTGCGGCAGCGTGACCCGAACCGACCCGTAGCTGTTCTTGAGGTCGGAGTTGGTGGTGTTCGCCCCCAGGTTCACCCAGCGGCCCACGAGCGCATGCCCGAGGTAGCCGTCGTGGGCCTTGTTGGCGTATCCGAGGAAGACCGAGTCGGCGATCTCGCCGCGGAGCTTGCAGACGGGGCCGGTGGCCACCCGCGCGAGGGATCCGCCGAACACGAGCGAGCCGGGCCCGAGGTGCAGGGGCCCGGTGAGCCGCGCGGGTCCGTCGACCTCCGCCCCGGCCTCGAGACGGATCGGGCCCGCGCGGAGGTCGAGCACAACGCCCGGGCCGATCGACGCGCCCTCTTCGAGATGCAGCGGGTGGTCGCCGAGCCGGTGCACGCCGGGCAACGCTCCAGGGTCGCGCGCGGCATCGTGAGCCTCGGCGAGGTCGAGCGCCAGGCGACCCATGCACCGGGCCACCAGCGTCCAGGGCCAGGCCAGCAGGTCGGCCTCCACGGCGAGGACCTCGTCGTCGGGGTGGAGCTCGGGGCGGGCCATCTGCTCGGCCGACGGCCCGGGGTCTCCCGCCGGCACGCCCCATCCCACTACCGCGTCGCCCACCCGCAACGCCACGCGGCGATCCAGGGGCAGGGCGGGGAGCCGGAGTGCGGCGGCGCGCGACGACCAGTAGAGCCGGTGCACGGAGGTGTCGATCTGCTCCTCCGCCACCGCGGGTGGGGCGTCGGGCTCGTCCCAACCGGCCAGGTGCGCCCCCGCGAGGTGCGCCGCGCAGCGTCGGCCGGAGAGACGTTCGACCCGCTCCCGCAGCAGCGAGGAACCGAACCGGATTTCGCCCACGGGTCGGGTCTCGGCGAAGGGCGACCAGCGGCGCGCCCGGGCGTCGTCGAAGAGCACCGCGACGGCGTCAGCGTGCATCGAGGATCTCCACGATCCGGGCGATCAGCTTGCGGGGACTGAACGGCTTGGTGAGGAAGTCGGCGGCGCCGAGCGCGAAGGCGCGCTGACGATCGGCGTCCTGGCCCTTGGCGGTGAGGATCACGACCGGGGTGCCGGCCCGGTGCTCCATGGCGCGCAGACCCTCGAGCACCTCGATCCCCGAACGCTCGGGCATCATCAGGTCGCTGAGCACGAAGTCGAACCGCTCGGAGGGATCGTCGAGAAGAGCGAGGGCGGCCGCGCCGTTGTCGACGGAGCGCACATCGAACCCGGAGCTCTCGAGCAGGGTCTCGAGCACCCGACGGATGTGGGGCTCGTCGTCGGCGAGCAGCACACGGCGTCGGGGGGACTCCGCGTCGGAAGATGGGCCCATCGCGCACGCCTCCGGATCCACGAGATCGAACGGCCGCGGAACCTACCCGGCCGGTGGTGTAAAGTCAAGCAATGGCGCGGCTTTTCGGGGTTGACACCGGAGCGCTCGCGCGCCTACCCTAGCGGGTCGCTCCACCCGGCGCGATCCGGGTTCCCCGTCCGCGAGTTCGAACGTCCATGAGTGTGTCCCGATTCCCGCGCCTCCGCGCTCCCTTCGCCGCCGTACTCGCGGTGGCGGCGGTCGCCCTGTCGGCCTGCGACGACGATCCCTTCGGCTTCAACGACTGGATCCTCTCCACCGACACGGCGTTCCTGTACTCGCTCGATCGACCCGAGCTCAACCTCCCGTCGGGCTTCAACATGAGCAGCCGGGTGCGCGTTCGCGTCGAGGCCGCCGGCTCCACCGGCAACTGGGACTTTCTCGTGAACACCATCGACGGGCAGATGGTGTTGATGACGCCGTCGGCGGTCGGCCTCGAGACCCGGGCGGCCATCGCACCCGTGTCGGGCCAGACCTTCGAGGGGATCCGCACGGCCCCGGGCGACACGACCGCGTACATCTCTCGCGAGCCGGTGCCCATGCAGGTGGGGCAGCTGTACGTGGTGCGCACCAACCTGCGCTCGGACTCGTTCGGACAGAGCTGCAGCTTCTACGGCAAGCTCGAGCCCCTCGAGATCGACGTGGCCGGTGGCACCTTCCTCTTCCGGTTCGACACCAGCCCGATCTGCAACAGCCGGGACCTGGTGCCCCCGGAGGACTGATGCTCGACATCAAGCGACTGCGGGACGATCGCGACGGCGTGGTGGCCGCCCTCGATCGGCGCGGCGATTCCTTCGGCGAGACGATCGACCGGGCCCTCGCCCTCGACGCCCGCCGGCGCGACGCCCTGACCGAGGTGAACGACCTGAAGGCGCGCCGCAATGCGGTGAGCCGCGAGGTCGGTACCCGGAAGCGGGCGGGGGAGGACGCCGACGACCTCATCGCCGAGATGCGTGAGGTGGGCGACGCGATCGACGCCCTCGACGCCGCGGCGAAGGAGGCCGAGACGTCGTTGCACGACCTGCTGCTGCACATTCCGAACACCCCGCTGGACGAGGTGCCGGCGGGGGGGGAGGAGGCCAACCGGGTAGTGGGCGACGGGGGCGCGGAGCCCGCCTTCGACTTCACCCCGAAGCCGCACTGGGAGCTGGGCGAGGATCTCGGAATTCTCGACCTTCCCGGGGGCGCCCGGGTGTCGGGGTCGGGCTTTCCCGTGCTGCGGGGAGCCGGCGCGCGTCTTCAGCGCGGCCTGATCAACTTCTTTCTCGACCGTCACGTCGAGCGGAACGGGTACACCGAGGTGCGGATCCCGTATCTCGTGCACCGCTCCGCCATGACCGGCACCGGTCAGCTACCCAAGTTCGCCGAGGACTCGTATCACATCGAGCGCGACGATCTCTGGCTGATCCCCACGGCGGAGGTCCCGGTCACCAACCTGGAGTCGGAGTCGCTGCTCGAGGCCGACCGGATCCCGCTGCACCTCACCGCATGCTCGCCCTGCTTCCGTCGCGAGGCGGGGGCGGCCGGGAAGGACACCCGCGGGCTGCTGCGCGTGCACCAGTTCGACAAGGTGGAGCTCGTGCGGTACGAGCGCCCCGAGGAGAGCCGGGCGGCGCTCGAGGATCTCACGCGGCAGGCCGAGGAACTGCTGACCGACCTCGGACTGCGGTGGCGGCGGGTCCTGCTCGCCGGTGGTGACCTGGGCTTCTCGTCGGCACTCACCTTCGACCTCGAGGTGTGGGCGCCCGGGGTGGAGAGCTGGCTCGAGGTGTCGAGCTGCTCGGTGTTCACCGATTATCAGGCGCGGCGCGCGGGCCTTCGCTTTCGACCGGCCCCGGGTGAGAAGCCGGAGTACGTGCACACGCTCAACGGCTCGGCGCTGGCGCTTCCGCGCACCGTGGCCGCTCTGCTCGAGACGCACCAGGAGGCCGACGGGTCGGTGCGGATCCCCGAGGTCCTGCAGCCCTGGGTGGGGATGGATCGGATCGCGGTCGCGTCATGAATCGGGAGCGGTGGCCACTCGCGCTGGCCACCCTCTTCCTCATTCTGCTCGGGTGGTACCTCATCTACACCCGCAGCATCGGCGCGGCGCTGCAGGAGAACGCCGAGATCCTCACGGAGATCTTCTCCGAGGTGCAGCGGGCGGTGGCCGATCCCGATCCATCCGAGACGGACCAGGCACTCGCCCGGCTGCAGGACCTCGTGCTCTCCACCGACCTGCCGATCGTGTTGACGCAGGACGGCGACAGCGTCACGGCGGTGGAGAATCTGCCCTTCGAAGTCGACATCGACACGCCCGAAGGGCAGGCCCGGGTGCGCGACTACGTGCGCGACCTAGACCTGCGCAACCCTCCCATCGGTGTGCCGTCGGGACTCCGGATCCACTTCGGAGACCCTCCGATCGTGCGCAGCCTGGGGTTGATCTCCGCGCTTCAGACGGGCGGGCTCCTGTTGACGGTGCTCGTCGGGTTCTCGGTGATCCGTGCCCAGCGGCGGGCCGACAGCGAGCGGGCGTGGACGGCGATGGCGCGCGAGCTCGCCCATCAGCTCGGTACCCCGATCTCCTCTCTTCAGGGGTGGCTCGAGCTGCT contains the following coding sequences:
- the serS gene encoding serine--tRNA ligase produces the protein MLDIKRLRDDRDGVVAALDRRGDSFGETIDRALALDARRRDALTEVNDLKARRNAVSREVGTRKRAGEDADDLIAEMREVGDAIDALDAAAKEAETSLHDLLLHIPNTPLDEVPAGGEEANRVVGDGGAEPAFDFTPKPHWELGEDLGILDLPGGARVSGSGFPVLRGAGARLQRGLINFFLDRHVERNGYTEVRIPYLVHRSAMTGTGQLPKFAEDSYHIERDDLWLIPTAEVPVTNLESESLLEADRIPLHLTACSPCFRREAGAAGKDTRGLLRVHQFDKVELVRYERPEESRAALEDLTRQAEELLTDLGLRWRRVLLAGGDLGFSSALTFDLEVWAPGVESWLEVSSCSVFTDYQARRAGLRFRPAPGEKPEYVHTLNGSALALPRTVAALLETHQEADGSVRIPEVLQPWVGMDRIAVAS
- a CDS encoding response regulator yields the protein MGPSSDAESPRRRVLLADDEPHIRRVLETLLESSGFDVRSVDNGAAALALLDDPSERFDFVLSDLMMPERSGIEVLEGLRAMEHRAGTPVVILTAKGQDADRQRAFALGAADFLTKPFSPRKLIARIVEILDAR
- the pyrH gene encoding UMP kinase, translated to MSEQAQPAFGRVLLKLSGEALAGDRGFGIEPSVVDRITDEIRAIHHMGVALGVVIGGGNIVRGALASQKGMDRVQADYMGMLATIINALAVQDLLERKGVEVRVMTAIRMEEIAEPYIRRRAMRHMEKGRVVLFAGGTGNPYFSTDTAAVLRAIEMESDVVIKATKVRGVFTSDPTKNPDAEFLPTVSFHEVMTRELAVMDAAAVSLCKENDLPIIVLNLEDRGTVSAAVRGDRVGTLVS
- the frr gene encoding ribosome recycling factor, coding for MSSLKEARSRMTDALEALRREFATVRTGKASPALLDTVRVEAYGSKMPLNQVASIQTPDGSLLVVQPFDKSLLGEIEKGIQMADLGLNPSNDGTLIRIPIPPLTEERRKEFVKVLHKMAEDARVSVRHARKGARDEVQQALKDHEIGEDDGHRQLDEIDKVTHEFTDKIDELLKRKEHEVMAI
- a CDS encoding putative sugar nucleotidyl transferase, with the translated sequence MHADAVAVLFDDARARRWSPFAETRPVGEIRFGSSLLRERVERLSGRRCAAHLAGAHLAGWDEPDAPPAVAEEQIDTSVHRLYWSSRAAALRLPALPLDRRVALRVGDAVVGWGVPAGDPGPSAEQMARPELHPDDEVLAVEADLLAWPWTLVARCMGRLALDLAEAHDAARDPGALPGVHRLGDHPLHLEEGASIGPGVVLDLRAGPIRLEAGAEVDGPARLTGPLHLGPGSLVFGGSLARVATGPVCKLRGEIADSVFLGYANKAHDGYLGHALVGRWVNLGANTTNSDLKNSYGSVRVTLPHGRVDTNLMKVGAFLGDHVKTGIGTLLTTGGMVGAGSNVFGGGPAAPAYLPAFSWSSAAGVEPFRFDKFVEIAQAAMARRDKTLTPGVESVLRRLRASVHGA
- a CDS encoding ATP-binding protein is translated as MNRERWPLALATLFLILLGWYLIYTRSIGAALQENAEILTEIFSEVQRAVADPDPSETDQALARLQDLVLSTDLPIVLTQDGDSVTAVENLPFEVDIDTPEGQARVRDYVRDLDLRNPPIGVPSGLRIHFGDPPIVRSLGLISALQTGGLLLTVLVGFSVIRAQRRADSERAWTAMARELAHQLGTPISSLQGWLELLRLGPDERPGDLGEQEVAHAIGEDLVRLERISRRFELIGREPELAPLPLHEVVGELERYLQARLPRFGRGVELNVDVPSDLPEIQGNAVLLTWALENVVKNAIDALAGRDGEIDIRAFEGERDRVHLQIRDTGPGVPPEVRDRIFEPGVTTKSGGWGVGLALSRRIVEGVHRGRIELLDERPWGATFEIRLPRAPG
- the rseP gene encoding RIP metalloprotease RseP; the encoded protein is MTIIATIVVLGVLIFVHELGHFAAAKSVGIEVQRFSIGLGPRVWGFTRGETEYVLSAIPLGGYVKMGGMDDEVMERVEGGAVSDEPRVPGPRDFDGKPIWARAWVISAGVIMNMLFAFAAYTFVVGWWGIPHAETTQLGLVQESILPEGTEALTDLTIGSWVTEVGGEPVEHWGEVQQALLTAPTGPTTVVTRDPAASVTIQVPADAEARRLLASALQSWTDPVIGVVAPSSPAERGGLESGDRILAVDGVAITNWWDFQALVRDRLELGTTLTIERDGRRLERIVTPAESVADDPATGEEIRVGAIGVSPFADQVFERVGWGQAVVYGWDQTVYITGVIVGFLRDLVTGGISPRSMGSIVTIGEASGQAASLGMDSFLSFMALFSINLAVLNLLPIPILDGGHLLFLAIEAVRGRALSVEQRLRWSNVGFLIIMGIMVWALGNDMLRLFGL
- a CDS encoding phosphatidate cytidylyltransferase, whose translation is MKPGELWRRVAVAVLGIPAILAALYFGGWVLGGMFALFAAVGAWEFYRMVEARGGRPYTAIGVPLAAAVVLLATATPRFDEVAGPILALLLFGGLILLGQSVWRRWPEGHPLDDTASTLLGVLYTGGALAFVPLLRALPDTLGVATDPWRASAFVLLPLLTTWAGDSAAYFVGNAIGRTRLAPHASPGKTVEGALAGLVGSVAAAALVAAWGPAQFGAAALTIPMALAVGAVLGAGAQIGDLAESVLKRDAGVKDSGSLLPGHGGALDRLDSLLFAFPLAWLLLGVPGVLG
- the uppS gene encoding polyprenyl diphosphate synthase — its product is MSSETLERIRLGGGVPRHVAVIMDGNGRWAVQRGMPRHAGHRHGMSAVREAVEGAREAGVEILTLFAFSTENWQRPSTEIGALMALLRLYAEKERRELRKQGVEVHVLGALDRLDEGTRKAVDAIVDGTRGGDALRLNLMISYSGREELLRAMRSIARDAVAGDVDPEAIDEDAVERKLFTAGLPDPDLLIRTSGEFRISNFLLWQLAYTEIHVSPVLWPEFTREDLFQAVLDYQGRERRFGRVTAGEG
- the dxr gene encoding 1-deoxy-D-xylulose-5-phosphate reductoisomerase, whose translation is MIRIALLGATGSIGRSTLEVVRRHPERFRVVAVTARRSLPALREIVEEFRPERAVVADREVLAAAGGPGVRGGTEWLGGPEALVEVAGRDDVDVVVNALVGAAGLEATLAALRAGRRLALANKESLVAGGALVRRCLEEGGGELVPVDSEHSAILQCIEGAAPEAVARVVLTASGGPFRGRTRDELAHVGPEAALRHPTWNMGAKITIDSATLANKALEVIEAEMLYRLGYDRIGAVVHPQSIVHSFVEFVDGSVLAQVGEPTMEIPILYALTYPERVPDAALRGFDPVACSPLTFEEIDHEAFPLFSLGVTAGRRGGLAPAAFNAGNEIAVAAFLEGRVSFIGMAPVVEAALAAVGGSSPTSTDEVWEADREARRAARAAVERIKERTA
- a CDS encoding MBL fold metallo-hydrolase, whose translation is MKVSVLGSGSGGNAILVVAGATRILVDAGFSARDLARRLEAQGEDPDGLDGILITHDHGDHTRGMGVYARRHGTPLYLTAGTRRACARLLRGGEPVKEYRAGHPFLIGDLRVEPFVTVHDAADPVGVALVDVATGCRLGVATDLGRPTAGIRHALSGCHLLVLEANHDEALLHAAPYPWSVKARIASSHGHLSNEAAARFAVELLHDELVAVVLAHLSRESNDPRLAADVVGRTLRKAGYGGHLEVALQDEPTAVLDLVELRRGSGPRQLTFL